A window of Mycolicibacterium madagascariense genomic DNA:
GGTTGGGGCGTAACCGGTGCCGGGGCCCGCGTAGTCGTTCGGGTCGGTGATCTTCGACAGCACGCGGAACTCGCCGTCGAAGATCGCGGAGGTCTGCAGCTGGTCACCGCGCAGCCGCTCGCGCGTCAGCCGCGTGATGGCCTCGGCCTCCTCGGCGAAGCCGGTCCGCTGCAGCGAGGCGATGACGTCGAAGACCGTCAGCTGCTTGGCCTCGATCGCGGTGGCCGCCTCGGCCACCGCCTTCGGGTCGTCGACCGTCAGATCGCGGGATCCGTTGGCCACCACCACCGCATCGACCCGTTCGTCGTCGAAGTCGGCCAACCCGAGGTCGCGGTAGACCGCCTGCACCGCGGTGGCGGCCCGTCGCCGGACCCGCGCCTGGTGTTCGACCGACACCGTGCGCAGCCCGCCGTCGACGCCCCAGTCGCGCTGCAGCACCAGGAAGTCGTCCATGTCGTCGGAGTTGAAGTTCGACAGCGCGAAGGCGTTGTCGTAGCGCGGGATCGAACCGAACCCGGAGAAGATGAAGTCGGCACCGGCCAGCAGGACGGGCAGCGTGTGGGCGCTGCGGCGGATGTCGGACTCGGAGATGAGATTGTCGTTGCCGGCGCAGGATTCGAGATCGCGCATCATCACCATGAGGTTCTCGGCGAGCAGTTCCTTCATGCCGTCGGGCACCGACGCCACCACCCCGACACCGTCGATGCCGCCGTTCTGCACGCCCTGCGACCCCAGGGCCCGGGCCAGCGAGACGCAGCGCGACTCCAGGTAGAGGATCGAGCACTTCTCCGCCGCACCCATGAGCACCTCGGCGCCGCCACCGCTCGTCACCCGCATCTTGAGGCCGCGCGAGGCGTAGGCCGACGTCAGGATGGCCTTGCTGAAGGGTGTGTCGTCGCCATCGACGAACACCTGCTCGGTGCCGTAGATGGAGATCGTCTCGGCGTAGCTGGTCAGACCCCTCAGGCCGAGCCGCAGCTCGAGCGCCTCCTCGATCGAGCACTGCGCCATCGCGCCGGGCGTGCCGACCTGGCTGCCGATCAGCAGTGCGACCGCGTTGGACGGGGCGTCGCCGAGCACCGGCACCGTCGTCTCGACCTCCCGGAATCCGTAGGCGACGGCGCTGGCCGCGTCGGCCGCGATCAGTAGCGGGTCGTCGAGCTGGTTGGTGACGTGCGCCTGGTTGCTCGGCGTGCGCCGCGCGCGCATCTTCGCCATCGCCGCCTGCATCTCCACCGGCGTCAGCAGCGCGACGACACGGGCCAGCTTCGCGGGCGTGATGCCGCCGACGAGGCGGACCACGTCCGCCCGCGGGACGGTGAAGTCGGCGGCCATGCAGGCCAGGTCCCGGTCGGGCAGCGCCATGGCCTCCTCGGCCACCGCGAGATCGAGCCCGTAGCGCGCGATGAACTCGTCGATGACGTCGAACTCGGCGGCGGGCTTGCCGTCCAGTTCGACGACCGCACCGTCGCGCATCACCAGGGAGGGCTCCGGGTCGAACGGGCTGTGCATCGCCACCAGCCCGAGGTGGGGGTCGGCGGCGCTGAACCCGTCCAGATTGACCGGCTTCGCGTCGAGCACGCGCATCCGGCCCAGGTCGAGGTCGGCGTCGCGAGCCGGGTCGTCAGTCACGCCGTCATCCTCTCACCGAACCGGGTGCTCGGGTGGCCTCAGTCGCGAACGACGTTGTCCTCGTACACGATTCGACCGATCAATTCGTAACGACGCGGGTCGCGGAGCTTGAAGTACAGCGCCATGGCCGCCCCGAGGACGAACAGACCCACCACGATCCACGGCGTCAGCTGGAACAGCAGCGTGCCCGATGCAGCGCCCGCGGCGGCGTCCTTGTGCACCCACAGCAGGTACACCACGTACAGCATGCCGATCCCGCCGAGCAGCGGTGCCAGGAACGTCTTGAACCAGTGTGCGCTCGACGGGTGGTTCTTGTGGAAGTGGAAGTAGGCGACGACCGCGAACGCACACAGCGACTGCACGACGAGGATCGCCATGGTGCCCAAGATCGCGAGCAGCGTGTACATGTGGATGTAGGGATCCATGCCGGCGAAGTAGAACGCCAGGATGAGCACCAGCGCGATGCCGGTCTGGACGAACGACGCGATGTGGGGCGACCCGTGCGTGGGATGCGTTGCGCCGATGGTCTTCTGGAGTCCGCCGGACAGACCCTCGCGACCCATCGCGTAGAGGTACCGCGACGCGCAGTTGTGGAAGGCCATGCCGCAGGCGAACGAACCGGTCACCAGCAGGATGTTGAACAGCGTGATGGCCCATTCCCCGTAGGTCGACCGCACCGTGCCGAAGAAGATCTCCGAGGACGTGTCGGCGTTCTGGGCCAGGTCGACGGCGCGCTGGGGGCCGGTGCCCGCGATCGCCATCCAGGACACGAAGACGTAGAAGAGACCGACGCCGAGGACGCTGATCATGGTGGCGCGCGGGATGATTCGCTTCGGGTCCTTGGACTCCTCGCCGTACATCGCGGTGGACTCGAAGCCGACCCACGACCAGAACGCGAAGAACAGGCCCAGCCCGGCGCTGGCTCCGGCGACCGCGGCCGGGGTGAAGGCGCCGACGGGGTTGAGCGTCTCGGCGACCGCGAAGCCGTCGGGCCCGCCGCCCTTGACCACCACGGCCAGCGCACCGAGGGACAGCATCACGATCTCGGTCACCAGGAAGACGCCCAGCACCTTGGCCGTGAGGTTGACGTCGAAGTAGGTCAGGATGCAGTTCAGCACCATCATCAGCAGCGCGGGCGCCAGCCACGGCACGCTCACGTCGAACTGGGACTTGAACAGGTTCTGGAAGAAGAACGAGAAGATGCCGATGAGCGACGCCTCGAACACGATGTAGGCCATGGTGATCAGGAGTCCGCTGGCCATGCCGATGATGCGGCCCAGACCGTGGGAGATGTATCCGTAGAACGCGCCGGTGGCGGTGATGTGCTTGGCCATCGTGGCGTACCCGATCGCGAACAGTCCGAGCACGACCGTGGCGACGATGTAACCCGCGGGTGCGTGTGAACCATTTCCGAACCCGACCGCGATCGGCACGTTGCCGACCATCGCCGTGATGGGCGCAGCCGTGGCGACCGCCATGAAGATGACGCCGACCGTGCCGACGGCGTTCCTCTTCAGCCGTTGAATGGAGTCACCAGTGTCTTCGTCTCGCGTGACGACGTGATCGGTCATCTGTGAAGTACCTTCCAGAAGGCAGTGGGGGGCTCGTGCCGAGTCGTATCGTGACACCGCCGGTCGGACTGCGCAACCGTTTCGGCACTCCAATTGACATAAATGGTTGACCTTTTTATTCTCGACTCCTGCGGCCAAACCGCCGGCCGTCTCAGTCAGGGAGCCCCGGTGTACGACTACGGCACTTTCTCGTTCGAATCCAAGGCGCAGGTCCTCGAGCAGTCCAAGAAGTACTGGAATCCGGACAAGACCCAGTTCTGGACCGACGCCGGCGTCGACCTCGTCATCGACCGCAGGGAGGACTACTTCCTCTGGGA
This region includes:
- a CDS encoding propanediol/glycerol family dehydratase large subunit; the protein is MRVLDAKPVNLDGFSAADPHLGLVAMHSPFDPEPSLVMRDGAVVELDGKPAAEFDVIDEFIARYGLDLAVAEEAMALPDRDLACMAADFTVPRADVVRLVGGITPAKLARVVALLTPVEMQAAMAKMRARRTPSNQAHVTNQLDDPLLIAADAASAVAYGFREVETTVPVLGDAPSNAVALLIGSQVGTPGAMAQCSIEEALELRLGLRGLTSYAETISIYGTEQVFVDGDDTPFSKAILTSAYASRGLKMRVTSGGGAEVLMGAAEKCSILYLESRCVSLARALGSQGVQNGGIDGVGVVASVPDGMKELLAENLMVMMRDLESCAGNDNLISESDIRRSAHTLPVLLAGADFIFSGFGSIPRYDNAFALSNFNSDDMDDFLVLQRDWGVDGGLRTVSVEHQARVRRRAATAVQAVYRDLGLADFDDERVDAVVVANGSRDLTVDDPKAVAEAATAIEAKQLTVFDVIASLQRTGFAEEAEAITRLTRERLRGDQLQTSAIFDGEFRVLSKITDPNDYAGPGTGYAPTFERRSEIDAIRQSRTAAELTADQAEHHGHVTLTEVEDARQGSDPREVCIGLSPALGRTVWLSLCGLTVGEVLRQLAAGLEEEGCVPRWVRVRSTIDVGLIGLTAARLSGSGIGIGLQGKGTALIHRRDLAPLANLELFSVAPLLTAKMYRELGKNAARHAKGMAPVPILTGGTDESISARYHARAVALVALEREACEPGRPPVTVRVRRP
- a CDS encoding APC family permease, with translation MTDHVVTRDEDTGDSIQRLKRNAVGTVGVIFMAVATAAPITAMVGNVPIAVGFGNGSHAPAGYIVATVVLGLFAIGYATMAKHITATGAFYGYISHGLGRIIGMASGLLITMAYIVFEASLIGIFSFFFQNLFKSQFDVSVPWLAPALLMMVLNCILTYFDVNLTAKVLGVFLVTEIVMLSLGALAVVVKGGGPDGFAVAETLNPVGAFTPAAVAGASAGLGLFFAFWSWVGFESTAMYGEESKDPKRIIPRATMISVLGVGLFYVFVSWMAIAGTGPQRAVDLAQNADTSSEIFFGTVRSTYGEWAITLFNILLVTGSFACGMAFHNCASRYLYAMGREGLSGGLQKTIGATHPTHGSPHIASFVQTGIALVLILAFYFAGMDPYIHMYTLLAILGTMAILVVQSLCAFAVVAYFHFHKNHPSSAHWFKTFLAPLLGGIGMLYVVYLLWVHKDAAAGAASGTLLFQLTPWIVVGLFVLGAAMALYFKLRDPRRYELIGRIVYEDNVVRD